In one Streptomyces marincola genomic region, the following are encoded:
- a CDS encoding pirin family protein — translation MLEVRRAEGRYRGGDPAAGIDTRHAFSFGEHYDPDNVRFGALTACNEERLAPGAGFAPHAHRDVEIVSWVVEGELGHEDAEGRVTVLRPGDVQRLTAGAGTRHAERNAGAGPLRFVQMWLVPDRPGGAPEYDVVRGIADGAPYRLPRTDAVLRVRRLAAGASGAVPAAPRAYAHVVRGSVRPAGGEPLAAGDAARLTAAGRVPFVAGEQGAELLIWELGAGR, via the coding sequence ATGCTCGAAGTACGCCGGGCCGAGGGGCGCTACCGCGGCGGTGACCCGGCCGCCGGCATCGACACCAGGCACGCGTTCTCCTTCGGCGAGCACTACGATCCGGACAACGTGCGCTTCGGCGCGCTGACGGCCTGCAACGAGGAACGGCTCGCGCCGGGCGCGGGGTTCGCGCCGCACGCCCACCGGGACGTGGAGATCGTCAGCTGGGTGGTCGAGGGCGAGCTCGGCCACGAGGACGCCGAGGGGCGGGTCACCGTGCTCCGCCCCGGGGACGTGCAGCGGCTGACCGCGGGGGCCGGCACGCGGCACGCCGAACGGAACGCGGGCGCGGGCCCGTTGCGCTTCGTCCAGATGTGGCTGGTTCCCGACCGGCCGGGCGGCGCGCCGGAGTACGACGTCGTCCGCGGCATCGCCGACGGCGCTCCCTACCGGCTGCCGCGCACCGACGCGGTGCTGCGGGTGCGGCGCCTCGCGGCCGGTGCGAGCGGCGCGGTGCCCGCGGCGCCGCGCGCCTACGCGCACGTCGTGCGCGGCTCGGTGCGGCCGGCCGGCGGGGAGCCCCTGGCGGCGGGCGACGCCGCGCGCCTGACGGCGGCGGGCCGGGTGCCGTTCGTGGCGGGGGAGCAGGGCGCGGAACTGCTGATCTGGGAACTGGGCGCGGGCCGGTAG
- a CDS encoding peroxiredoxin, whose translation MAIEPGAKAPDFQLRNQHGQTVSLADHRGEKNVVLLFYPFAFTGVCTGELCALRDELPTFVNDDVQLLAVSCDSPFTLRVFAEQEGLDYPLLSDFWPHGETARAYGVFDEEKGCAVRGTFVIDKEGVVRWSVVNGLPDARDLNEYVTALNGL comes from the coding sequence ATGGCGATCGAGCCCGGCGCCAAGGCGCCCGACTTCCAGCTCAGGAACCAGCACGGCCAGACGGTGTCCCTCGCGGACCACCGCGGCGAGAAGAACGTCGTGCTGCTGTTCTACCCCTTCGCGTTCACCGGCGTGTGCACCGGCGAGCTGTGCGCGCTGCGCGACGAGCTGCCCACCTTCGTCAACGACGACGTGCAGCTGCTCGCGGTCTCGTGCGACAGCCCGTTCACGCTGCGTGTCTTCGCCGAACAGGAGGGCCTCGACTACCCGTTGCTCTCCGACTTCTGGCCGCACGGCGAGACGGCCCGCGCCTACGGCGTCTTCGACGAGGAGAAGGGCTGCGCGGTGCGCGGCACGTTCGTCATCGACAAGGAGGGCGTGGTCAGGTGGAGCGTGGTCAACGGACTGCCCGACGCCCGCGACCTCAACGAGTACGTCACGGCCCTGAACGGGCTGTGA
- a CDS encoding PucR family transcriptional regulator yields the protein MSDADDEKQAHAATVRKLEQSSGKLAAAAIARMDDQLSWYRAMPPENRSWIGLVAQAGIAAFTEWFRHPDAPQAISTDVFGTAPRELTRAITLRQTVEMVRTTIEVVESAVDELAVPGGEAALRNALLVYAREIAFATAQVYAQAAEARGAWDARLESLVVNAVVSGEADESDVSRAAALGWRTPEHVTVLLGSAPNGDSELTVEAIRRAARYAKLQVLTGVLGKRLVVIAGGSDDPVQAAKALIGPFASGPVVAGPLVGDLLAATGSARAAAAGLRACAAWPDAPRPVHADDLLPERAMAGDPAARTLLVEEIYRPLQEAGSALLETLSVYLEQASSLEGAARMLFVHPNTVRYRLRRVTDVTGWPPSDVRSAFTLRIALMLGRLADEELRS from the coding sequence GTGTCGGATGCCGATGATGAGAAACAGGCGCACGCCGCCACCGTGCGCAAGCTGGAGCAGTCCTCGGGGAAGCTGGCCGCCGCGGCGATCGCGCGCATGGACGACCAGCTGTCCTGGTACCGCGCCATGCCCCCGGAGAACCGCTCGTGGATCGGCCTGGTCGCCCAGGCCGGCATCGCCGCGTTCACCGAGTGGTTCCGGCACCCGGACGCGCCGCAGGCCATCAGCACCGATGTCTTCGGCACCGCGCCGCGCGAGCTGACCCGGGCGATCACGCTGCGGCAGACCGTGGAGATGGTGCGCACGACCATCGAGGTCGTGGAGTCCGCCGTGGACGAGCTCGCCGTGCCCGGCGGGGAGGCCGCGCTGCGCAACGCGCTGCTGGTGTACGCGCGCGAGATCGCGTTCGCCACGGCCCAGGTGTACGCGCAGGCCGCCGAGGCGCGCGGCGCGTGGGACGCGCGCCTTGAGTCCCTGGTCGTCAACGCCGTCGTCTCGGGCGAGGCGGACGAGAGCGACGTCTCGCGCGCCGCGGCCCTGGGCTGGCGGACGCCCGAGCACGTGACGGTCCTGCTCGGCAGCGCGCCGAACGGCGACAGCGAGCTGACCGTCGAGGCCATCAGGCGAGCCGCCCGGTACGCCAAGCTCCAGGTGCTGACCGGCGTGCTCGGCAAGCGCCTGGTCGTCATCGCCGGCGGCAGCGACGACCCGGTGCAGGCCGCGAAGGCGCTGATCGGCCCGTTCGCCTCGGGTCCCGTGGTGGCGGGGCCGCTGGTCGGCGACCTGCTCGCGGCCACCGGGTCGGCGCGGGCGGCGGCGGCCGGGCTGCGCGCCTGCGCCGCCTGGCCGGACGCGCCGCGCCCGGTGCACGCGGACGACCTGCTGCCCGAGCGCGCGATGGCGGGCGACCCGGCGGCGCGCACGCTGCTGGTGGAGGAGATCTACAGACCGCTCCAGGAGGCGGGGTCCGCGCTCCTGGAAACCCTCAGCGTCTACCTGGAGCAGGCCAGCAGTCTTGAGGGAGCGGCGCGCATGCTTTTTGTGCACCCCAACACGGTTCGCTACCGTCTCAGACGTGTGACCGACGTCACCGGATGGCCGCCCTCGGACGTCCGATCGGCCTTCACCCTGCGCATCGCGCTCATGCTCGGGCGTCTGGCCGATGAGGAACTGCGCTCATAG
- a CDS encoding ketoacyl-ACP synthase III, whose product MSAALTPARGTPFARILGVGGYRPARVVPNEEILKHIDSSDEWIRSRSGIATRHWAGEDETVAEMSVAAAGKALADAGIAAEQVDAVIVSTVSHFSQTPSIATEIAHRLGTNRPAAFDISAACAGFGYGLTIGNGLIVAGTARHVLVIGVERLSDLTDLKDRSTAFLFGDGAGAVVLGPSDRPAIGPTVWGSEGDKADVIGQTVPWDRYRPGDPFPALRQEGQTVFRWAVFEMAKVAQEALDAAGVSPDHLDVFIPHQANMRIIDSMVKTLKLPESVAVARDVETTGNTSAASIPLAMERMLATGQAKSGDTALVIGFGAGLVYAATVVTLP is encoded by the coding sequence ATGAGCGCCGCACTCACCCCGGCCCGGGGCACCCCGTTCGCCCGCATCCTCGGCGTCGGCGGCTACCGGCCCGCGCGGGTCGTGCCCAACGAGGAGATCCTCAAGCACATCGACTCCTCGGACGAGTGGATCAGGTCCAGGTCGGGCATCGCGACCCGGCACTGGGCGGGCGAGGACGAGACCGTGGCCGAGATGTCGGTGGCCGCGGCGGGCAAGGCGCTCGCGGACGCGGGGATCGCGGCCGAGCAGGTCGACGCGGTGATCGTCTCGACCGTGTCGCACTTCTCGCAGACGCCTTCGATCGCGACCGAGATCGCCCACCGGCTGGGCACGAACCGGCCGGCCGCGTTCGACATCTCGGCGGCCTGCGCCGGCTTCGGCTACGGCCTGACCATCGGCAACGGCCTGATCGTGGCGGGCACCGCGCGCCACGTGCTGGTCATCGGCGTCGAACGGCTCTCCGACCTCACCGACCTGAAGGACCGCTCCACGGCGTTCCTGTTCGGCGACGGCGCGGGCGCCGTGGTCCTCGGCCCCTCGGACCGGCCGGCGATCGGCCCGACCGTGTGGGGCTCGGAGGGCGACAAGGCGGACGTCATCGGCCAGACGGTGCCCTGGGACCGGTACCGGCCGGGCGACCCCTTCCCCGCCCTGCGGCAGGAGGGCCAGACCGTCTTCCGCTGGGCGGTGTTCGAAATGGCCAAGGTCGCCCAGGAGGCCCTGGACGCGGCCGGGGTCAGCCCCGATCATCTGGATGTCTTCATTCCGCACCAGGCCAACATGCGGATCATCGACTCGATGGTGAAGACGCTCAAGCTGCCGGAGAGCGTCGCGGTCGCCCGCGACGTGGAGACCACCGGCAACACCTCGGCCGCCTCCATCCCGCTCGCCATGGAGCGGATGCTGGCGACCGGGCAGGCCAAGAGCGGGGACACCGCGCTCGTCATCGGCTTCGGGGCGGGTCTCGTCTACGCCGCGACGGTCGTTACGCTCCCCTAA
- a CDS encoding MerR family transcriptional regulator encodes MTPTQHVSPARAERADDCAPTGRPRPGEAGRDHYTISEVAVLSGLSAHTLRWYERIGLMPHVDRSHTGQRRYRDADLDWLALVNKLRLTGMPVADMVRFADLVREGDHTFAERRALLAETRRQVRLRIAELQDTLTVLDHKIDAYGEAAARTAVS; translated from the coding sequence ATGACGCCGACACAGCACGTATCGCCCGCGCGTGCGGAGCGCGCCGACGACTGCGCCCCGACCGGCCGCCCGCGTCCGGGCGAGGCCGGCCGGGACCACTACACGATCAGCGAGGTGGCCGTGCTCAGCGGGCTGAGCGCGCACACCCTGCGCTGGTACGAGCGGATCGGCCTCATGCCGCACGTCGACCGCTCGCACACGGGCCAGCGGCGTTACCGCGACGCCGACCTCGACTGGCTCGCGCTGGTCAACAAGCTGCGGCTGACCGGCATGCCCGTGGCGGACATGGTCAGGTTCGCCGATCTGGTGCGGGAGGGGGACCACACGTTCGCCGAGCGCCGCGCGCTGCTCGCCGAGACCAGGCGGCAGGTGCGGCTGCGCATCGCGGAGCTCCAGGACACCCTGACCGTGCTCGACCACAAGATCGACGCCTACGGCGAGGCAGCCGCGCGGACCGCGGTGTCCTGA
- the aceE gene encoding pyruvate dehydrogenase (acetyl-transferring), homodimeric type: protein MASGSDRNPIIIGGLPSQVPDFDPEETQEWLDSLDAAVDERGRERARYLMLRLIERAREKRVAVPEMRSTDYVNTIATKDEPFFPGDEEIERKILNATRWNAAVTVSRAQRPGVGVGGHIATFGSSASLYDVGFNHFFRGKDGGDGGDQVYFQGHASPGIYARAFLLDRLSERHLDGFRQERSKAPYGLSSYPHPRMMPDFWEFPTVSMGLGPISAIYQARMNRYMQARGIADTSNSHVWAFLGDGEMDEPESLGQLTLAAREGLDNLTFIVNCNLQRLDGPVRGNGKIIQELESVFRGAGWNVIKLIWDRSWDPLLAQDRDGVLVNKLNSTPDGQFQTYATETGAYIRDHFFGGDQRLRAMVEGLSDDQILHLGRGGHDHRKVYAAYKAAKEHQGQPTVILAQTIKGWMLGPSFEGRNATHQMKKLTVADLKGFRDRLHLPIPDSELESGLPPYYHPGRDSEEIQYMHDRRRELGGYVPTRVNRAKPLPQPGDKAYAAVRKGSGQQQVATTMAFVRLLKDLMRDKEIGKRFVPIAPDEYRTFGMDSLFPSAKIYNPLGQTYESVDRDLLLSYKESPTGQMLHDGITEAGCTASLIAAGSAYATHGEHLIPIYVFYSMFGFQRTGDQFWQMGDQLARGFVLGATAGRTTLTGEGTQHADGHSQLLASTNPACVAYDPAFGYEIAHIVRDGLRRMYGENAEDVFYYLTVYNEPINQPAEPENVDVEGILKGLYRYREGTGTGTRAQILASGVAVPWAVEAQRILAEEWQVTADVWSATSWNELRRDAVAAEEHNLLHPEEEQRVPYVTRKLQGAEGPVVAVSDWMRSVPDQIARWVPGTYQSLGGDGFGFADTRGAARRFFHIDAQSIVLGVLTELAKEGKIDRSVLKQAIDRYQLLDVAAADPGPAGGDA, encoded by the coding sequence GTGGCTTCCGGATCAGATCGCAACCCGATCATCATTGGCGGCCTTCCCAGCCAGGTCCCGGATTTCGACCCTGAGGAGACTCAGGAATGGCTCGACTCGCTCGACGCCGCCGTCGACGAGCGAGGCCGGGAACGGGCCCGCTATCTCATGCTCCGCCTGATCGAGCGCGCCCGTGAGAAGCGGGTGGCCGTGCCCGAGATGCGCAGCACGGACTACGTCAACACGATCGCGACCAAGGACGAGCCGTTCTTCCCCGGCGACGAGGAGATCGAGCGCAAGATCCTGAACGCGACCCGCTGGAACGCGGCCGTGACGGTCTCCCGCGCCCAGCGCCCCGGTGTCGGGGTGGGTGGACACATCGCCACCTTCGGCTCGTCGGCGTCGCTGTACGACGTCGGCTTCAACCACTTCTTCCGCGGCAAGGACGGCGGTGACGGCGGCGACCAGGTCTACTTCCAGGGCCACGCCTCGCCCGGCATCTACGCCCGCGCCTTCCTCCTCGACCGGCTGTCCGAGCGGCACCTGGACGGGTTCAGGCAGGAGCGGTCGAAGGCCCCCTACGGTCTGTCCAGCTACCCGCACCCGCGGATGATGCCGGACTTCTGGGAATTCCCGACCGTCTCCATGGGCCTCGGCCCGATCAGCGCCATCTACCAGGCGCGGATGAACCGCTACATGCAGGCCCGCGGCATCGCCGACACCTCGAACTCGCACGTGTGGGCGTTCCTCGGGGACGGCGAGATGGACGAGCCCGAGTCGCTCGGCCAGCTCACGCTCGCGGCCCGCGAGGGTCTGGACAACCTCACGTTCATCGTCAACTGCAACCTCCAGCGCCTCGACGGCCCGGTGCGCGGCAACGGCAAGATCATCCAGGAGCTGGAGTCCGTGTTCCGCGGCGCCGGCTGGAACGTGATCAAGCTGATCTGGGACCGCTCCTGGGACCCGCTGCTCGCGCAGGACCGCGACGGCGTCCTGGTCAACAAGCTGAACTCCACACCGGACGGGCAGTTCCAGACCTACGCGACCGAGACCGGCGCCTACATCCGCGACCACTTCTTCGGTGGCGACCAGCGGCTGCGGGCGATGGTCGAGGGCCTGTCCGACGACCAGATCCTGCACCTGGGCCGCGGCGGGCACGACCACCGCAAGGTCTACGCGGCGTACAAGGCGGCCAAGGAGCACCAGGGCCAGCCGACGGTGATCCTCGCGCAGACGATCAAGGGCTGGATGCTCGGGCCGAGCTTCGAGGGCCGCAACGCGACCCACCAGATGAAGAAGCTCACCGTCGCCGACCTCAAGGGCTTCCGCGACCGGCTGCACCTGCCGATCCCGGACAGCGAGCTGGAGTCGGGCCTGCCGCCCTACTACCACCCGGGGCGCGACTCCGAGGAGATCCAGTACATGCACGACCGCCGCCGTGAACTCGGCGGCTACGTGCCCACCCGCGTCAACCGCGCCAAGCCGCTCCCCCAGCCGGGGGACAAGGCGTACGCCGCCGTGCGGAAGGGCTCGGGCCAGCAGCAGGTCGCCACGACGATGGCGTTCGTGCGGCTGCTCAAGGACCTGATGCGGGACAAGGAGATCGGCAAGCGCTTCGTGCCGATCGCGCCGGACGAGTACCGCACGTTCGGCATGGACTCGCTGTTCCCCTCGGCGAAGATCTACAACCCGCTGGGGCAGACCTACGAGTCGGTGGACCGGGACCTGCTCCTGTCGTACAAGGAGTCGCCGACCGGGCAGATGCTGCACGACGGCATCACGGAGGCCGGTTGCACCGCGTCGCTGATCGCCGCGGGTTCGGCGTACGCGACGCACGGCGAACACCTCATCCCGATCTACGTCTTCTACTCGATGTTCGGGTTCCAGCGCACCGGTGACCAGTTCTGGCAGATGGGCGACCAGCTCGCGCGCGGCTTCGTGCTCGGCGCCACCGCGGGCCGCACGACGCTCACCGGCGAGGGCACCCAGCACGCCGACGGGCACTCGCAGCTGCTCGCCTCGACCAACCCGGCCTGCGTCGCCTACGACCCGGCCTTCGGGTACGAGATCGCGCACATCGTGCGGGACGGCCTGCGGCGCATGTACGGCGAGAACGCCGAGGACGTCTTCTACTACCTCACCGTCTACAACGAGCCGATCAACCAGCCGGCCGAGCCGGAGAACGTCGACGTCGAGGGCATCCTCAAGGGCCTGTACCGCTACCGCGAGGGCACGGGCACCGGGACCAGGGCGCAGATCCTGGCCTCCGGCGTGGCCGTGCCGTGGGCCGTGGAGGCCCAGCGCATCCTCGCGGAGGAGTGGCAGGTCACGGCGGACGTGTGGTCGGCGACCTCGTGGAACGAGCTGCGCCGTGACGCCGTCGCGGCCGAGGAGCACAACCTGCTGCACCCCGAGGAGGAGCAGCGCGTGCCCTACGTGACGCGCAAGCTCCAGGGCGCCGAGGGACCGGTCGTGGCCGTGTCCGACTGGATGCGGTCGGTTCCCGACCAGATCGCCCGCTGGGTACCGGGCACCTACCAGTCGCTCGGCGGCGACGGCTTCGGCTTCGCCGACACCAGGGGCGCCGCGCGCCGCTTCTTCCACATCGACGCCCAGTCGATCGTCCTCGGCGTGCTCACCGAGCTGGCCAAGGAAGGGAAGATCGACCGCTCGGTCCTCAAGCAGGCCATCGACCGCTACCAGCTGCTCGACGTGGCGGCGGCCGACCCGGGCCCCGCGGGCGGCGACGCGTAA
- a CDS encoding DUF3052 domain-containing protein produces MSATADHAEERTNPAARLGFQPGQVVQELGYDDDAEQELREGIEAITGQELVDETYDDVADAVVLWFREEDGDLTDALVDATTLIDPGAPVWLLTPKTGRDGYVEPSDIGEAAQTAGLAQTSTVNAGRDWSGSRLVTPKAAGKK; encoded by the coding sequence GTGAGCGCGACCGCGGACCACGCGGAGGAGCGGACCAACCCCGCCGCTCGGCTGGGTTTCCAGCCCGGGCAGGTGGTCCAGGAGCTCGGCTACGACGACGACGCCGAGCAGGAACTCCGCGAGGGAATCGAGGCCATCACGGGCCAGGAACTCGTCGATGAGACGTACGACGATGTGGCCGACGCCGTGGTGCTGTGGTTCCGCGAGGAAGACGGCGATCTGACCGACGCGCTGGTGGATGCCACCACGTTGATCGACCCCGGGGCACCTGTCTGGCTGCTGACGCCGAAGACGGGCCGGGACGGCTACGTCGAGCCGAGCGACATCGGCGAGGCCGCCCAGACCGCGGGCCTGGCCCAGACCAGCACCGTCAACGCGGGCCGCGACTGGTCGGGCAGCCGCCTGGTCACCCCGAAGGCCGCAGGAAAGAAGTAG
- a CDS encoding ACP S-malonyltransferase: protein MLVLVAPGQGSQAPGFLNPWLELPGVADRLGAWSDLVGCDLVRLGTEADAEEIRDTAVAQPLLVAGALISASALFGDEALPAPHEAIGAVAGHSVGELAAAAVAGVFGEDEAMTLVGRRSRAMATAAAAAETGMSAVLGGDPDAVAARLAELDLTAANNNGGGQIVAAGALDRLAALAADKPERSRVVALKVAGAFHTRFMASAVADMEAAVADIKPADPGIRYVSNADGDVVADGSEVVRRLVSQISRPVRWDLCMETFSRLGVTAFVELCPGGTLTALAKRNLPGVARAAIKGPETLAAARELIAEQAAPAAEQERDS, encoded by the coding sequence GTGCTCGTACTCGTCGCTCCCGGCCAGGGCTCCCAGGCCCCTGGCTTCCTGAATCCCTGGCTCGAACTGCCCGGCGTCGCCGACCGGTTGGGGGCCTGGTCCGACCTCGTGGGGTGTGACCTGGTCCGGCTCGGCACCGAGGCGGACGCCGAGGAGATCCGGGACACCGCGGTCGCCCAGCCGCTCCTGGTCGCCGGCGCGCTGATCTCGGCGTCGGCCCTGTTCGGCGACGAGGCGCTGCCCGCCCCGCACGAGGCGATCGGCGCGGTGGCCGGGCACAGCGTCGGGGAGCTCGCCGCCGCGGCCGTGGCGGGGGTGTTCGGCGAGGACGAGGCGATGACGCTGGTGGGCCGCCGTTCGCGGGCCATGGCGACCGCGGCCGCCGCGGCGGAGACCGGCATGTCCGCGGTGCTCGGCGGCGACCCGGATGCGGTCGCGGCCCGGCTCGCGGAGCTGGACCTGACGGCGGCGAACAACAACGGCGGCGGGCAGATCGTCGCCGCGGGCGCGCTCGACCGGCTGGCGGCCCTGGCCGCCGACAAGCCGGAGCGGTCCCGCGTCGTGGCGCTGAAGGTGGCGGGCGCGTTCCACACGCGGTTCATGGCGTCCGCGGTGGCCGACATGGAGGCGGCGGTCGCGGACATCAAGCCCGCCGACCCGGGCATACGATATGTGTCCAACGCCGACGGCGACGTGGTGGCGGACGGGTCCGAGGTGGTGCGCCGCCTGGTGTCCCAGATCTCGCGTCCGGTCCGGTGGGACCTGTGCATGGAGACGTTCTCCCGGCTCGGGGTCACCGCGTTCGTCGAGTTGTGCCCGGGCGGCACGCTGACCGCCCTGGCCAAACGGAACCTGCCCGGGGTGGCCCGGGCCGCGATCAAGGGTCCCGAGACCCTGGCGGCGGCCCGCGAGCTGATCGCCGAGCAGGCCGCGCCTGCCGCCGAACAGGAGCGAGATTCATGA
- a CDS encoding serine hydrolase domain-containing protein: MRSLELIDSWPVTTAAAAVVTADGRTFARGPGDRPFDLASVTKPLAAYAVLIAVEEGATELDEPAGPAGSTVRHLLAHASGLAFDEHREMAAPGTRRLYSNAGFEVLGEHVAKATGMPFAEYLRQAVLEPLGMTGTSLPGSPAKDGVSTLDDLTRFAAELLAPRLLDPGTLAEATSVVFPGLNGVLPGFGHQKPNDWGLGFSLRAHKSPHWTGASSSPGTFGHFGQSGTFLWVDPAVSAACVALTDRAFGSWAAEAWPVFTDAVLAELPSA; this comes from the coding sequence ATGCGCAGCCTGGAGTTGATCGACAGCTGGCCCGTGACCACCGCAGCCGCGGCCGTGGTCACCGCCGACGGCCGCACGTTCGCACGCGGCCCGGGCGACCGCCCGTTCGACCTGGCCTCCGTCACCAAGCCGCTGGCCGCGTACGCGGTGCTGATCGCCGTCGAGGAGGGCGCGACGGAGCTGGACGAGCCGGCGGGGCCTGCCGGGTCGACCGTGCGGCACCTGCTGGCGCACGCCTCGGGCCTGGCGTTCGACGAGCACAGGGAGATGGCCGCCCCGGGGACGCGCCGGCTGTACTCCAACGCCGGGTTCGAGGTGCTCGGCGAGCACGTCGCGAAGGCGACCGGCATGCCGTTCGCCGAGTACCTGCGGCAGGCCGTCCTCGAACCGCTCGGCATGACGGGCACCTCGCTGCCCGGCTCCCCCGCCAAGGACGGCGTGTCGACGCTCGACGACCTGACCAGGTTCGCCGCCGAACTGCTCGCGCCCCGCCTGCTCGACCCCGGGACGCTCGCCGAGGCCACCTCCGTGGTCTTCCCCGGGCTCAACGGCGTGCTGCCGGGCTTCGGGCACCAGAAGCCGAACGACTGGGGTCTCGGCTTCTCGCTGCGGGCCCACAAGTCCCCGCACTGGACGGGCGCTTCGTCCTCGCCCGGCACCTTCGGGCACTTCGGCCAGTCGGGCACGTTCCTGTGGGTCGACCCGGCCGTGTCCGCCGCCTGCGTCGCGCTGACCGACCGGGCCTTCGGCTCGTGGGCCGCGGAGGCTTGGCCGGTGTTCACGGACGCGGTGCTCGCCGAGCTGCCCAGCGCCTGA
- a CDS encoding DUF4429 domain-containing protein, which translates to MGDVLAGIHSTWEFDTDCVLIRFERGIRTPKLFQVLGERRIPYEALSTVDLAPGPRKGTVVLHAVPRPGADPLLDAAAGQLRQAADPYRLVLPAERETLADYYATELRAALVPDAGEDADRYLVAAPPAPLQFKAYDAKVSFDGKVVAFRWFWTGASSAKWKAGDQSFPVSELAGLEWRSPEISGGHLRLHRRAADGRPEPRTDPADQDPASVVFGLGYGLVHESLPLAAAVLEAIHTAGPTHDAPVDNGHRRADPGDIANRIRHLGELHAAGLLTDAEFTAKKTELLAEL; encoded by the coding sequence ATGGGTGATGTGCTGGCCGGAATCCACTCCACATGGGAGTTCGACACCGACTGCGTGCTCATCCGCTTCGAACGGGGCATACGCACACCCAAACTGTTCCAGGTCTTGGGAGAGCGCCGCATCCCCTACGAGGCGCTGAGTACCGTCGACCTGGCCCCGGGGCCCCGCAAGGGCACCGTGGTGCTGCACGCCGTGCCCCGCCCCGGCGCCGACCCGCTGCTCGACGCCGCGGCGGGCCAGTTGCGGCAGGCGGCCGACCCGTACCGGCTGGTGCTGCCGGCCGAACGGGAGACACTCGCCGACTACTACGCCACCGAGCTGCGCGCCGCGCTCGTCCCCGACGCCGGAGAGGACGCCGACCGGTACCTCGTGGCGGCGCCCCCCGCGCCGCTCCAGTTCAAGGCGTACGACGCGAAGGTGTCCTTCGACGGCAAGGTGGTGGCCTTCCGCTGGTTCTGGACCGGCGCGTCCTCGGCCAAGTGGAAGGCCGGCGACCAGTCCTTCCCCGTGAGCGAGCTGGCCGGGCTCGAATGGCGCTCACCCGAGATATCCGGCGGCCACCTACGGCTGCACCGGCGCGCCGCCGACGGCCGGCCCGAGCCGCGGACCGACCCGGCCGACCAGGACCCCGCGTCCGTGGTCTTCGGCCTCGGCTACGGCCTGGTCCACGAGTCGCTGCCGCTGGCCGCCGCCGTGCTCGAAGCGATCCACACCGCCGGGCCGACCCACGACGCCCCCGTGGACAACGGGCACCGCAGGGCCGACCCGGGGGACATCGCCAACCGCATCCGCCACCTCGGCGAGCTGCACGCGGCCGGCCTGCTCACCGACGCCGAGTTCACCGCCAAGAAGACCGAACTGCTCGCGGAGCTGTGA